The Fragaria vesca subsp. vesca linkage group LG2, FraVesHawaii_1.0, whole genome shotgun sequence genome includes a window with the following:
- the LOC101314532 gene encoding cellulose synthase A catalytic subunit 1 [UDP-forming]-like: MEANAGMVAGSYKRNELVRIRHDSDSSSKPLKNLNGQICQICGDTVGLTATGDVFVACNECAFPVCRPCYEYERKDGNQACPQCKTRYKRHKGSPRVDGDEDEDDIDDLENEFNYAQGTRRQWQGDDPDLSSSSRHESGQPIPLLTNGQSVSGEIPCATPDNQSVRTTSGPLDPRQPVPVRIVDPSKDLNSYGLGNVDWKERVEGWKLKQDKNIMQITSRYTEGKGDTEGTGSNGEELQMADDARQPLSRIVPISSSHLTPYRVVIILRLIILCFFLQYRATHPVKDAYPLWLISVICEIWFAFSWLLDQFPKWFPINRETYLDRLALRYDRDGEPSQLAPVDVFVSTVDPMKEPPLVTANTVLSILSVDYPVDKISCYVSDDGSAMLTFESLSETAEFARKWVPFCKKHNIEPRAPEFYFAQKIDYLKDKIQPSFVKERRAMKREYEEFKVRINALVAKAQKMPEEGWTMQDGTPWPGNNSRDHPGMIQVFLGHSGGLDTDGNELPRLVYVSREKRPGFQHHKKAGAMNALIRVSAVLTNGAYLLNVDCDHYFNNSKAVKEAMCFMMDPAYGKKTCYVQFPQRFDGIDMHDRYANRNIVFFDINLKGLDGIQGPVYVGTGCCFNRQALYGYDPVLTEEDLEPNIIIKSCCGSRKKGKTSNKKYIDKKRAVKRTESTIPIFNMEDIEEGVEGYDDERSLLMSQKSLEKRFGQSPVFIAATFMEQGGIPPTTNPATLLKEAIHVISCGYEDKTEWGKEIGWIYGSVTEDILTGFKMHARGWISVYCMPPRPAFKGSAPINLSDRLNQVLRWALGSIEILLSRHCPIWYGYNGRMKLLERIAYINTIVYPLTSIPLIAYCMLPAFCLLTNKFIIPEISNFASMWFILLFVSIAATGILELRWSGVGIDDWWRNEQFWVIGGTSAHLFAVFQGLLKVLAGIDTNFTVTSKASDEDGDFAELYVFKWTSLLIPPTTVLIVNLVGIVAGVSYAINSGYQSWGPLFGKLFFAMWVVAHLYPFLKGLLGRQNRTPTIVIVWSILLASIFSLLWVRIDPFTSDATKAAAKGQCGVNC, from the exons ATGGAGGCCAATGCCGGAATGGTCGCCGGCTCGTACAAGCGCAACGAGCTCGTTCGGATTCGTCACGATTCCGATAGCTCT TCAAAGCCCTTGAAGAATCTGAATGGCCAGATATGTCAGATTTGCGGTGACACTGTTGGACTTACAGCTACTGGTGATGTCTTTGTTGCCTGTAATGAGTGTGCCTTCCCTGTGTGTCGGCCTTGTTATGAGTATGAGCGGAAAGATGGGAACCAGGCTTGTCCACAATGCAAGACTAGATATAAGAGGCACAAAG GGAGTCCTCGTGTGGACGGAGATGAGGATGAGGACGACATTGATGATCTTGAGAATGAGTTCAATTACGCACAAGGAACTAGACGCCAGTGGCAGGGAGATGATCCTGACCTCTCATCTTCCTCTAGACATGAATCTGGACAACCAATCCCCCTTCTCACAAATGGACAGTCG GTTTCTGGTGAGATTCCCTGTGCTACTCCTGACAACCAGTCTGTGCGAACAACATCAGGGCCTTTGGATCCACGGCAGCCAG TTCCCGTGAGAATAGTGGATCCTTCGAAGGACTTAAATTCTTATGGGCTAGGAAATGTTGACTGGAAAGAAAGGGTTGAAGGGTGGAAACTCAAACAGGACAAAAATATAATGCAGATTACCAGTAGATATACTGAAGGAAAGGGGGATACGGAAGGCACTGGTTCAAACGGAGAAGAACTCCAAAT GGCTGATGATGCTCGACAACCTCTGAGTCGTATTGTTCCCATCTCTTCCTCTCATCTGACACCGTATCGTGTTGTGATCATACTTCGGCTTATCATTTTGTGCTTCTTTTTGCAATACCGTGCAACTCACCCAGTGAAAGATGCATATCCATTATGGCTAATATCAGTCATCTGTGAGATTTGGTTTGCTTTTTCATGGCTTCTGGATCAGTTTCCAAAATGGTTTCCCATAAATCGTGAGACCTATCTAGACAGGCTCGCACTGAG GTATGACCGTGATGGGGAACCATCTCAGTTAGCTCCAGTAGATGTGTTCGTGAGTACAGTGGATCCCATGAAAGAACCTCCTCTGGTTACAGCCAACACAGTTTTGTCCATACTTTCTGTGGATTACCCTGTGGACAAAATCTCTTGCTATGTATCAGATGATGGATCTGCAATGCTGACATTTGAATCCCTTTCTGAAACTGCGGAGTTTGCAAGAAAGTGGGTGCCGTTCTGCAAGAAACACAACATTGAGCCTAGAGCTCCTGAGTTTTATTTTGCTCAAAAGATTGATTACTTAAAAGACAAGATACAACCTTCTTTTGTTAAAGAGCGCAGAGCAATGAAG AGAGAGTATGAAGAATTCAAGGTAAGGATCAATGCCTTGGTTGCGAAGGCACAGAAGATGCCTGAAGAAGGTTGGACAATGCAGGATGGGACTCCATGGCCTGGGAACAATTCTAGGGATCATCCTGGAATGATCCAG GTCTTCTTAGGCCACAGTGGGGGCCTTGATACAGATGGCAACGAGCTGCCTCGACTTGTGTATGTTTCTCGTGAGAAGAGACCTGGCTTCCAGCATCACAAAAAAGCTGGAGCAATGAATGCATTG ATTCGGGTTTCAGCTGTCTTGACAAATGGTGCATATCTTTTGAATGTCGATTGTGATCACTACTTCAATAACAGTAAAGCCGTCAAGGAAGCCATGTGTTTCATGATGGACCCAGCTTATGGGAAGAAGACCTGCTATGTACAGTTCCCACAACGTTTTGATGGGATTGATATGCACGATCGATATGCCAATCGTAACATTGTCTTCTTCGAT ATCAACTTGAAAGGGTTGGATGGCATCCAGGGTCCAGTCTATGTGGGAACTGGTTGTTGTTTCAACAGGCAAGCTCTATATGGGTACGATCCCGTTTTGACTGAGGAAGATTTGGAACCAAACATCATCATCAAGAGTTGCTGTGGTTCAAGAAAGAAGGGAAAGACCAGCAATAAGAAGTATATTGACAAGAAGAGGGCTGTAAAAAGAACTGAATCTACCATTCCCATTTTCAATATGGAAGACATTGAGGAGGGTGTTGAAG GTTATGATGATGAGAGGTCCCTTCTTATGTCTCAAAAGAGCTTAGAGAAGCGTTTTGGTCAATCTCCAGTTTTTATTGCAGCCACCTTCATGGAACAAGGGGGCATTCCACCTACGACAAACCCTGCAACTCTTTTGAAGGAAGCCATACATGTTATAAGCTGTGGATATGAAGACAAGACCGAATGGGGAAAAGAG ATCGGATGGATCTATGGTTCTGTGACTGAAGATATTTTAACCGGGTTTAAGATGCATGCTCGTGGTTGGATATCAGTCTATTGCATGCCTCCCCGCCCAGCATTCAAGGGGTCTGCTCCCATCAATCTTTCTGATCGTTTGAACCAGGTGCTTCGGTGGGCATTGGGATCTATTGAAATTTTGCTCAGCAGACATTGTCCCATATGGTATGGCTACAATGGAAGAATGAAGCTTTTGGAGAGAATTGCATACATCAATACCATTGTTTATCCCCTTACCTCCATACCACTGATTGCATACTGTATGCTTCCTGCGTTTTGCCTTCTCACAAATAAATTCATCATTCCTGAG ATAAGCAACTTCGCTAGTATGTGGTTTATTCTTCTCTTCGTTTCGATTGCTGCAACTGGTATTCTTGAGCTCAGGTGGAGTGGAGTTGGTATTGATGACTGGTGGAGAAATGAACAGTTCTGGGTCATTGGTGGAACATCTGCTCATCTTTTCGCTGTCTTCCAAGGTCTCCTAAAAGTTCTTGCCGGGATTGATACCAACTTCACTGTCACGTCAAAGGCCTCTGATGAGGATGGGGATTTTGCAGAGCTTTATGTGTTTAAATGGACATCACTTCTCATCCCTCCCACCACGGTTCTCATCGTGAACTTGGTAGGTATTGTGGCCGGTGTTTCATATGCCATAAACAGTGGGTACCAATCTTGGGGGCCACTTTTTGGCAAACTGTTTTTCGCCATGTGGGTCGTTGCCCATCTTTACCCATTCTTGAAGGGTCTGTTGGGTCGCCAAAATCGTACCCCTACAATCGTCATTGTGTGGTCTATCCTCCTTGCTTCTATATTTTCCTTGCTATGGGTGCGCATCGATCCATTCACATCCGACGCCACAAAAGCTGCTGCAAAAGGTCAATGTGGCGTCAACTGTTAG